The following proteins come from a genomic window of Halomarina ordinaria:
- a CDS encoding potassium channel family protein: MNERAVIVGGGRVGRHTAEQLIEHGYSVTIVERDAEKVEALSSRRVGTVVEGDGTDRETLREAGAAEANIVAALTDDTSANVIVCGLARELSPEVETLARVAEDGEQQYQYLSDVDSVVYPAAAGADVTVDRILRD; this comes from the coding sequence ATGAACGAGCGAGCCGTCATCGTCGGTGGTGGGCGCGTGGGCCGTCACACGGCCGAACAGCTCATCGAACACGGGTACTCGGTCACCATCGTCGAGCGCGACGCCGAGAAGGTCGAAGCGCTGTCGAGCCGCCGGGTCGGGACCGTCGTCGAGGGCGACGGGACGGACCGCGAGACGCTCCGCGAGGCCGGCGCCGCCGAGGCGAACATCGTCGCCGCGCTGACGGACGACACCTCCGCGAACGTCATCGTCTGCGGCCTGGCGCGCGAACTCTCCCCCGAGGTCGAGACCCTCGCGCGCGTCGCCGAGGACGGCGAACAGCAGTACCAGTACCTGAGCGACGTCGACAGCGTCGTCTACCCGGCCGCCGCCGGCGCCGACGTCACCGTCGACCGAATCCTCCGGGACTGA